Proteins from one Chiloscyllium punctatum isolate Juve2018m chromosome 4, sChiPun1.3, whole genome shotgun sequence genomic window:
- the LOC140476289 gene encoding ADP-ribosylation factor 6-like: MGKVLSKIFGNKEMRILMLGLDAAGKTTILYKLKLGQSVTTIPTVGFNVETVTYKNVKFNVWDVGGQDKIRPLWRHYYTGTQGLIFVVDCADRDRIDEARQELLRIINDREMKEAIILIFANKQDLAESMKPHEIQEKLGLTRIRDRNWYVQPSCAVSGDGLFEGLTWLTSNYKSK; encoded by the coding sequence ATGGGAAAGGTCCTGTCGAAGATATTCGGGAACAAGGAGATGCGTATATTGATGCTTGGACTTGACGCCGCTGGTAAGACCACCATCCTGTACAAATTGAAACTGGGTCAGTCTGTCACCACCATCCCCACTGTGGGCTTTAATGTGGAGACAGTGACTTATAAAAACGTCAAGTTCAATGTTTGGGACGTGGGTGGTCAGGACAAAATCCGGCCCCTCTGGCGGCACTACTACACCGGGACCCAGGGATTAATATTTGTGGTAGACTGTGCCGACAGGGATCGGATAGACGAGGCCAGGCAAGAGCTTTTGCGCATCATCAACGACCGGGAGATGAAAGAAGCAATCATTCTGATATTTGCAAATAAGCAAGATTTAGCCGAATCCATGAAGCCGCATGAAATTCAAGAGAAACTGGGTTTGACCCGCATCCGGGATAGAAATTGGTATGTGCAGCCGTCCTGTGCCGTTTCAGGAGATGGACTATTTGAAGGTCTTACGTGGCTAACGTCCAATTACAAATCTAAATGA